The following nucleotide sequence is from bacterium.
GCGAAGCGCGAGGGGGCCGCGCCCGGGCACCTTCACCCCCGGGAGGCGGCACCCGCATGGCCCTGACCGATCCGCTCTCGTTCTTCGTGCAGCTCCACCTCACGGCGCGCTGCAATCTGCGCTGCCGCCATTGCTACCAGTCGCAGGCGGCGGGCGGCGGCGAGCTCGCGACCGCCGAGGTCCTCGACCTGCTCGAGGAGTGCCGCGAGACCCTCGCCGCCTGGGCTGCCGGCTACGGCCTGTCCTTCCAGCCCGCCGTCAGCCTCACGGGGGGGGAGCCCCTCCTGCGGCCGGACCTCTTCGACATCGCCGCCGCCTTCCGCGACGCCGGGTTCGCCGTGTCGGTGCTGACCAACGGGACGCTCGTGGCCCGCGAGGAGGCGCGGCGGTTCGCGGACCTCGGCGTGCGCGCCGTGCAGGTGAGTCTCGAAGGGCTCGGTGACGTGCACGACGGGATCCGGGGACCGGGGAGCTTCGCGGCCGCGCTGCGCGGCGTCGATGCGCTCGTCGCGGCCGGTCTCCCGGTCACGGCGAACATGACGCTCTCGCGCCTCAACGTCTCGCAGGTGCTGCCCCTGGCCCGGTTCGTCGCGGCGCGCGGCGTGCCGCGTCTCGGCTTTGCGCGGATCGTCCCCGCCGGCCGCGGGTGCGAGCTGCGCGAGGCGGCGCTCACCGCCGAAGAGACCGGGACGCTCTACCGCGAGATCGCCGCGACCACCGTTCCCGGCCTGGAGTTCGTGACGGGCGACCCGGTCGCCTCCTGCCTGCTGTGGCCGCCCGCCGTCGACCCCGCGCTGGCCGTGCCCGCCGGCGGGTGCGCGGCCGGGCTCGCCGGCATCACCGTGCTCGAGGACGGGACGCTGCTGCCCTGCCGCCGGCTTCCCGTGCCGATTGGCAA
It contains:
- a CDS encoding radical SAM protein, yielding MALTDPLSFFVQLHLTARCNLRCRHCYQSQAAGGGELATAEVLDLLEECRETLAAWAAGYGLSFQPAVSLTGGEPLLRPDLFDIAAAFRDAGFAVSVLTNGTLVAREEARRFADLGVRAVQVSLEGLGDVHDGIRGPGSFAAALRGVDALVAAGLPVTANMTLSRLNVSQVLPLARFVAARGVPRLGFARIVPAGRGCELREAALTAEETGTLYREIAATTVPGLEFVTGDPVASCLLWPPAVDPALAVPAGGCAAGLAGITVLEDGTLLPCRRLPVPIGNIRADSLREVWAASPVLARLRDRAAYRGRCGACPRWAACRGCRAIAWAASQAAGAADLCADDPQCFL